Part of the Lolium rigidum isolate FL_2022 chromosome 6, APGP_CSIRO_Lrig_0.1, whole genome shotgun sequence genome, TTGCACACGCCTACTTCAGTAGCTGCATCACTCATGCAGAGTAGGTGGCCAGTCCAAGGAAGAATACATGTTTTTTATACTATACACTTGATCGATGCCGATTGTATGGAATAATAGAGCAGGAAGAAGTAGGATGCCATTGTACAAAACGGAGAGCACAGTGTGTCACTGGCATAAGAGATCGAGAGGACCGAAAAGGAACCGGAGCCATGGAAGAAGGGAGAGACGGGGAGGAGGCCAACGGCGAGAATTTAGAGGATGGGGGCAATTCTAATAGCAGCAGCAGATGCAACGGCAGCGACATCATCTCCTTCAAGTTCATGCAGAAGGTATACATGCGTGCCTGCTGTAGAAAAAAGTAGTTTTGTGCAACGGAGATGAAGCAGAATTTGCATAGATAGTCCCAGATTTTTGAGAAATTTGGAACAGATTCTTGCAGAGATTTTGGGAACCTACTTCATGATCTTCGCGGGGTGCGGCTCCGTGGTGGTGAACCAGAGGACCGGCGGCACGGTGACGTTCCCTGGGATCTGCATCGTGTGGGGGCTTGTGGTCATGGTGATGGTCTACTCCGTCGGCCACGTCTCCGGTGCGCACTTCAACCCCGCCGTCACCGTCGCCTTCGCCACCTGCCGGCGCTTTCCATGGAAGCAGGTGCTTGCAGACAGGGATCGTTGTTCAGTGGAATGAACGTGATGTTACTGATGTTCAGTGGAATGAACGTGATGTTTAGACTGTCCCGAAAATGCTACTGACGATGTCGATGTGACAAACTCACGATGTCGAATTGTCGATGCTTGCAGGTGCCGTCCTATGTCCTGGCTCAGGTGCTGGGATCCACGCTGGCAAGCCTGACGCTGCGCCTGACGTTCGGCGGCGGGCAGGATCACTTCTTCGGAACAGCGCCTTCGGGTTCGTACACGCAGGCGGTGGCGCTCGAGTTCATCATCTCCTTCTACCTCATGTTCGTCGTCTCCGGAGTGGCCACAGACGACAGAGCGGTAAGGCCATTTGCTCCATGCAGCTCTGCAGGCTGAATGTCTCCATACTCTTCGAGATTGCTGATGTCTGACATATCAATGATGTTTTGTCTCGCAGATTGGTGAATTAGCCGGTCTCGCTGTCGGTGCCACCGTCGTGCTGAACGTGCTCTTTGCCGGGTACAAGGCTACAAGCCCATCTGGCCATCCCCGGCCGCCTGAAATCATCGCTACGAAACTAAAATTGTATATCTGCTCCCAGCCTCTCACCACTGACCTGATGCGTTTGGTTGCAGGCCAATCACGGGGGCGTCCATGAACCCGGCGAGGAGCCTCGGGCCAGCGATCGTCGCCGGTCGCTACGGCGGCCTGTGGGTGTACGTCGTCGGCCCTGTGTGCGGGACGGTGGCGGGCGCGTGGGCGTACAACCTCATCCGGCTGCACGACAAGCCGATCACCAGGAGCTCCTTCCTCAAGACCGCGTTAAAGGGTTAAATTAGAAGGAAAAAATGTGTTGTTAGTTTGATTCGAATGACCAATATTGCATCCATTTTAAGGATTGTGTTTGAAACACGTGCGTGTGACGTGTGAGCACTGTTATTTTTGTCATACTTGCACAGAAAAGTGGCCATTTTTTAGTTGTCTCAGATGAACCTGATTCTTGCCCATCAACCCATATAGTACCTCTGTccacaaaaaaaaatattttagatTTATTAAAAGGAAAACGCTGTCAATCGTCCGGGGGATCGCACGTCTCGCGTCCCCCGGCTCCTCCTATCGACACGCGTCAGCGTGGTCCCCGCCCACCGCCCAAGCCAGAGCCACTCTATCCCCACTCTTTCTTCCTCCCACGGCTGTCGCTGGGCTCGATCCAGttagtcttcttcttcctcccctaAATTCCCCATGATGCTGCTCCCTCGTGGCTCTCCCGCGCCGCCGCAACCCTGGACCGACACCAAGCACCGCCCCAACCTCCTCCCTCCCGGAGCTCGCCACCCAGAGAGCGCCTGCCTCGCCGCTGGGTCCTCTTCGGCTTGGACCTTGGGCTCCCCAAGATGCGGTGGGCGCGGGGGACCAGCGACGAGGACCAGGTCACCGCTGCCCTTCCACCTCCGcgtcggcatcctccatctccggGCTTGCTACAATAGGCGCCCAACCTCGCTACATGGGGCG contains:
- the LOC124664937 gene encoding aquaporin NIP1-2-like; protein product: MQKILAEILGTYFMIFAGCGSVVVNQRTGGTVTFPGICIVWGLVVMVMVYSVGHVSGAHFNPAVTVAFATCRRFPWKQVPSYVLAQVLGSTLASLTLRLTFGGGQDHFFGTAPSGSYTQAVALEFIISFYLMFVVSGVATDDRAIGELAGLAVGATVVLNVLFAGPITGASMNPARSLGPAIVAGRYGGLWVYVVGPVCGTVAGAWAYNLIRLHDKPITRSSFLKTLSQMNLILAHQPI